The genomic stretch ATGTGGCTTTTCGACCAGGAACTCGCGAGCGGCGAGGTGCAGCAGCTCTTGCCGGATTGGGCGCCGCCCGCCATCCCCATCCAGGTGGTGAGCCCTCGTGAGCGCCGGCATTCGGCCAAGGTCAAGGCCTTCGTCGAACACGTCGGCAAGGAGATGGCCCGTTGCTGAAATCTAGCGCAATTCGGCACTCGCCCATTCACGCACAGCCTGCGAAAACAATCTGAGCGCTGCCGGCGGGTGCCGGTTAGCAGGATAGTAAAGGCACAGGCTCGATAAGGAAGGGCTCCAGTCAGGAAGCAGGTGGATCAGCCTGCCCGATGCCAGATGTTCTGTAACGTGATAGTCCGGGACCCAGGCAATGCCGATGCCGGCCAGTGCCGCATCGACCATCAGGTTCGTGTTTCCAAGCGTCATCGGCCCGGCGACATCGATGCTGGCGCTGCTGCCACGATATTCAAGCTCCCAGCGGTAGAGGGCGCCACTGACGAACCGGAAGCGGATGCATCGGTGCTGTGCAAGATCCTGAGGCGTTTTGGGCGGCTCGTGGCGAGAGAGATACGCTGGCGATGCAACTGCGGCGAACCTTAGCTCGGGTCCGAACTTGACAGCGATCATGTCGCGCGGCACGTCTTCAAGGAGACGTATGCCGGCGTCGAAACCCTCCGCCACGATATCCACGAGCCGGGTATCCACGACAATTTCAACGTGAATGTCCGGGTAAGCGGCCAAAAAATCCGGGAGAACATGCAGGACCAGCGGCCTGGCCCCAGCCTCGGCCGCGCTGATCCGTATCGACCCTGACGGACGGTTGCCTGCCGACGCCACCTCGTTGATCCCATCCTCCAAATCCGCGAGAGCGGGACCTACACGCCGCAGAAGATGCTCGCCCGCCTCGGTCAGCGCCACCGACCGGGTAGTTCGGTTAAACAGCCGCACATTGAGACTTTCTTCGAGATTTCGCACCGCGTGGCTCAGCGCCGGCGGAGAAACGCCAAGCTTTCGCGCGGCCGCGCGGAAGCTTCGGTGCTCAGCAATAGTGATGAATGCAGTCAGT from Paraburkholderia sp. IMGN_8 encodes the following:
- a CDS encoding LysR family transcriptional regulator, giving the protein MLRAGLSELTAFITIAEHRSFRAAARKLGVSPPALSHAVRNLEESLNVRLFNRTTRSVALTEAGEHLLRRVGPALADLEDGINEVASAGNRPSGSIRISAAEAGARPLVLHVLPDFLAAYPDIHVEIVVDTRLVDIVAEGFDAGIRLLEDVPRDMIAVKFGPELRFAAVASPAYLSRHEPPKTPQDLAQHRCIRFRFVSGALYRWELEYRGSSASIDVAGPMTLGNTNLMVDAALAGIGIAWVPDYHVTEHLASGRLIHLLPDWSPSLSSLCLYYPANRHPPAALRLFSQAVREWASAELR